ACAGCGCTGCAGTTGGCGGAGCAAACCCTCAATATGGGCCGAGTCGTACGTAGTCTGACTCTCTTCATCCGCTTCCAAACCTGGAATTTCTTCCCGCGTTCGCTGTTTCCAACCTTTCGAAATTCCCACCTGACTTTGCTTCCATCCCGTCGTCCGACCCGTCTACTCCTTCTCGGTTTGCTTGCTTGTGTTCGGACCGTCATTACTGCAATTTTTCATTACTTTCTttcgtatatatacatatttTATCGCCGATTTCCGTTTAGACTACTCGTCTATCGAAGGAGGAGCTCGCATATGGCCTCACGGTGCTGGTCGACATCCCACAGCCTGCCATTCTCCCATGTCTTCTTGGGGCTCGGGGGTCCAGGGCTTTAGAACTCATAGTCGCATTCTTGGTTTAGCCCGACTTCGCGACTCGACCGAATGAACGCAGCTGAAGGCGACTTATATCCAGTCTTAACTCTCCGCGCTCACCCCACCAGCTCGCCATCAACCTCCCACCCTTCTCAAAGCCTCACCTCGACGCGCCCGAAGCTATTGACAACCCCTGCGACTCCCCAGATACAGTACATAGCATGGTTATGTATGTGGCTGCCTCCAGTTGATGGACCTCCAGCGACAACCCTATTAGATTGCAGCCCCCTCCGCTATCCAACAAGTGTGGTCCCCGGGTCTTGTGGCCTGGCTTGATGAAGTAATCGGATAGTCGGGAAGTCGAagaagggaaaaaagaaaggaagagAAAAGGACTGGGAGGGATCGCCAACGCGATTACGGACTCCGTTGCCAGCCAACAACAATCGGCGGCCCAAGTCTCCGGCAACTGAGTTGATCCCGCTTCGGGCCTTTTAGCTGCCGTTCCAGCTCATTCTTGAATCGGGCCCAGAACTCGGGAGAGTCTCTCCCCCGACCGAGCCACATGGCTCAACCTCTCACAGCCCCTGCTGTTGAACCCTTTGCTCCTTTGACGCACAGTGGCGTTCAGATGCCGCAGAGTTTCTGGCGAGGGTGGCTTCACGACTGGGACAAGTATAGTGGAGCCGATGGAGTGCTGGGACCGGGTCACAACGGCCACGGCCTTGAGCAGCCGGGTGACCCCGAAACTGGCCCCGTTCGGCGTGTCCCCCGGAAAGTTGTCCCCGGCCTGCCGCGGACTCAAACCTTCAAGAGGCAGCGCTCCGAGGTGCGGAGCCGGCTGGAACCAGTCCACCCTACCCACGCCGAACGAAGAGCGGTCTCCGTGGACAGGCGAGTGAATGGTTTCAGCTGCCCTCTTGACCACTCCGACCCGCGGGCCAGCGCTCCCGATTTCCTACACCCCCGCCCCAGCAACCCGCCTTCTCCGTCGCCCCCCACGAGCCCACCAGATCGCTTCCTCGGCTACCCCGGAGATCTGGACAGCTTTGACCCGGAGGGGGATCCGGCTGACGGCGAACTTGTTCACGACCCAGACACGTTTTCCAGGGTGGACGTCCAGTCGATGACCACCTCACAGTATGACGCCTTGATTGAGCGCGAGCTAGAACGCAAATGGATCCTCAATCTGTCTATGCACTTCCGGGACAAGTCCAAGCGGGAGAAGTTCTTCGTTACCTTCCGCCAACACGAGCACCTCTGGCGACGCGTCACGGTCTCGGTCGACTACCGCAACGCCCCGGAGAACTCCCTCGAGGCAGATCTCGCCCGCACTCAGTATCAACGGGACAAGAGCGCCAAGATCTACGAGGCGATTCGGGAAAGCCTGCACGAGATTGACTTCTACGATACCGTCACCAATCTCAAGCTGGAGACGAGGGATGGGAGACTACATGTTCATGTCGTCGAGGACGTCAATGTACGTTGTTTCGCATCCCCTTGTGGCAACTACTCTTGCTCACCCAGACCTAGGAGATCATCAGTTACCCCCCAGTCCGCACGGTCCAACATCTGAACTGCAGACGAGTCAGGGAGCGGGAGCTTCATTTCGATTCCCACTTGTCCGGATTCGTCTACAGAGTCCGAGTCCACGGCAGGCTGCTCATCAAGAAGGAGATTCCTGGCCCAGACACGGTCGACGAGTTCCTCTACGAGATCAACGCGCTCAACCAGCTATACCATGCGAAGAACGTGATCAGGTTCTACGGTatcgtcgtcgacgacgggGAGCAACACGTCACCGGCCTCTTGATCAGCTATGCCCCGCGCGGCGCCCTCATCGATGTCATCTACGACAACGACCACGCCCTGCCCTGGACCAGGCGAGAAAAATGGGCACGCCAGATTGTCGGTGGCCTGTCCGAGATTCACGAGGCCGGCTTTGTTCAGGGTGACTTTACCCTATCCAACATCGTTATCGATGAGAACGACGATGCCAAGATCATCGACATCAACCGACGCGGTTGCCCCATCGGGTGGGAGCCGCCGGAAGCCACGCCGCTGATCGAGAGCGAGCAGCGAATCTCCATGTACATAGGCGTCAAGTCCGATCTTTACCAGCTCGGTATGGTTCTCTGGGCCCTGGCGACACAGGAGGATGAGCCCGATGCTTTTGGCCGCCCTCTGATCATCGGATCAGACGTCGAGGTACCAGCGTGGTACAGACGGGTCGTCGATATCTGTCTCAGCGCTGATCCCAGGGACCGTGTCCAGGCTGCACAGCTGTTGTCATGGTTCCCAGAGCCAGAAGAAGGCAATCAGCGTGGGCCCCCTAACGGGGCTTCCAGGTCCTTGAACGGCGACGATGTCTACCGCTACGACTACGTGTCTCCCAGGGGGCTCCCGCGGATCAAGACCGTTCACCCACCGAGCGACTGGACTCACAAGGGATGGGCCAACCACCACCCGGCTGACGACGGGTTCTCCTACCCCAGCAGAGGGAGATCGCCGGCTTCACCTATGCCGAGCAACCAGGGGGACTACTACGATCCCGCGCGATACGGGTATCCGACGTATGCTTGGTCGGACGGCCATAATCATGTAGTACCGGTTGTGCCTTCTGTTAGCGACGTGCGAGCGAACGAGTCGAAGGGAAAGTCGACCTGGGGGAGGTGCCGGGACAGTGAGCCAAATTTGGAGACATACGCCGCCGGTCGTCACAGAGTCAGCGGAAGCGCCACGGAAACAAATAGGGATGATGAGTCACTTGGGACTCGAGGCCGATCGCTGTTAGtgaaagaacggtatgaggGGAAAACAGGACCCGCAGATCATGACGAGCGCAGTCTAGTCTCGACCTCGGCATGGGAACCGCCGAGGAACCGGCGTCCGGGAAAGGGTACGGATGATATGGGAAATGGTGACAAAATCCAGAGCAAGGGGAACACGGGACCCGAATCGCAGGCCGACAGCGGCAAGGACGTTGCAGAGAGGGCCAGCACCCCACGGGAGCAAAGAGGAGGATGGCGCGCCGAGAGTTCGGAACGATCCCGGTCTTCTTCCTCTCGGGCCAGAAACGGCAGGTCGACTATCGAACTAGAATCGCGCCGGGGCGGCCAGCGAGGGACTGCTCCTTTAACCGTCGCCAAACAAACGGCACGCAGCCGTTCTAGCAGCACGTACAGCGGTAACCACCGGGAGGAACCCGGGGCTGACCGCGAAGGTCGCATGTACAGGGGTGCGCGGGCACACGAGTCTGACACAAGTTCCCGCCCAGCATCGCCAGCCCTGCTGCGGCCTACGCGCTCTGGCTACGACCGAGCAGACGACGACCTGAAAGGAATCGGCTCAGCACACGGCCCAGCCTTGCGTGGCCCTTATGGATTTGATCACGGCAGCGAGACACGGCGCCATGAGATCATCATTGACGAGGACTTGACTTCAGAGTTGGATAAAGGATTGAGGGAGACGTCTCCAAAGGGCGACCGTCGGCGGTGAAAAAAATCTCGCAGTGCGCTTTGATTTCTTTCGCGAGCTTGATATAGGAGTTTTTTTCTCGGAGTGTTGTTTGTCCCTTGTTTCTTATATATTTTCATATTCCGTTCTGGTACTTACACCATATCATGCGATATTACAACTGATCCTTTTTCCCCATTTTATTCCGGGTTTTATATTATCGAATGACAGGCGCAAGCGAAAAGAGCTGATGACTGGGTTGGGTTGGATTGGGACTTGGGGTTTGGGTTCGGGACGCGGAGAGGGTAGGACAGGCACGAACGGCGGGCGGCATTTTGAACGGACGTGAAGattcttttttttgttttctgTTCTTTTCTCTTGTGCCACCTGCAAGTTACTACTACGCCTCCCAAGCAAAAATTGTCCCGGCAAATATGAGGTCGAAGTTTGGCCGCGTTGTTGGTTCAGGATGATGGCCCCTCAAGTTCACCTGGATGACGGTAATTAATACTTATTTAAAGCTACTTTGATTCTGTTTGCTTGGAGCTGCCATGCATCTTTGGATACAAGTTTACCTGACCTCCGCCGTGCACTTAATTATCCTTTGTTTCTGTTCTGATTTTATTATTCTATTATATTCTGCTTTCGACATTTTCAACTTCATACATTCTCTTGAGCTGAAAGTGCTGCCCTAGAGTTCGCTCAACATCGACAATGAACGAAAGGCGGAGGACTGCTACTAAGAACCCTGGGCTGTCGGCTCCCAATGGCACCGTTCCGCGAGGTCCCAGCCatgctgctggtggtggtggtagggGCGGTGCTCCCGCTGGTGGTAACAAGGGAAGTGTGATCACCTCGGGTGCTGGTaggggcggtggtggtgttgcccctggtggtggtggtggcgtcTCAGGCCAGCCGCCGCGCAACAATAACGCGACCAGCACCGGAGATTCGAAGCGTTCAGGATCTTCTGTCAGTGGCACAACTCTGGCAACCGTTCTGGCGCAGAGGAACAAAGGGAACAACAACCCGCCCGCCACCAAGAGACCCGATTACGCAAGGGAGCGCCGCATCGCCGAGCTCTTGGTTCAACGTGCCTCCGTCGTCACCGAGACTGTCCTGGCTATGCTGAACCTGGGGTACACGCAGGGCCCCGGCCCCACGTCCTCCTCCGCTGCGGGCCCCATCAGCCAGTACAAGCCTCCGACCGGTGGCGGCAaaggcgacggcgacggcgccgtcAAGGTGAAGACCGACATGTCGCCGGTGACCATCGCCGACTACGCCGCGCAGGCGCTGCTCATGTGGGGCCTGAGGAAGGCTTTTCCGAATGACTTGCTGCTCGGCGAGGAGGACGCGGAAGAACTGATGAGGAACAGAGAAATGCTCACGAAGGTCTGTGACGTGATCAACAAGGCGCGGAGGAAAGTGGAAGAGGAGTGGAagagggagaaggaggaatGGGCAAGGAAGGGGAACAGGGCGGAGGATTTCCAACAAGCCGATAAAGACCTGCCCTGGCCAACAACGGAGGACGAGGTGCTGGGTGCTCTCGAGTCCGGGGTCCCAAAGGTGTTTGGGATCAAGGACGGcaagaagaaagagagagatgTGGAGCTCGAGAATGGCAAAAGGTACTGGATCATGGACCCCGTCGACGGCACGTCAGCCTTCATGAACAACGGCCAGTACGCCATCCTGCTGGCCCTAGTGAAGGACGGCGAGGGGGTTCTCGGGGTGTGCGCGTGTCCCAACACGGGCTACGATGAGGCGGTCAAGGGGGAGAGAGTCCGAGAATACATGGTGGTCCCGGGCAGGAAGAAGGAACCGGGGCTCATGCTGGCCGCCGTGAAGGGCCATGGGACGACCATGAGGAAGCTGGGACACACGGACCTGCTTGGCGGCATTCGACTCGACTGGTCCAACCATCCGCCTCTCTCCCTTACGAAGGACTCGAAGGGGCATCCTGACTTGTCTAGCCTGACCTTTATCGACTCGGAGAAAAGCCCCAAGTCTCGGTCTGACGTGGTTAAAGCCCTCGCAGGAAGAAACTACAGGAACGGGGTGCAGGGGTACTCATCGCACTGGCGCTACGCGGTCGGAGCCATACTGGGCCCCGGAGTTGTCCAGGTCCGATGTCCCATCAACGATAAGCGCGACTGGAAAATCTGGGATCATGTCGGCACTATCGTGATTTACGAGGAGTCCGGGGCAGGCACGGTGACCGATATGTACGGTAAGCCTCTGGACTATTCGCACAGCCCGGCTATGACGAAGAACTGGGGCGTCATCGCAGCACATCGTTCGATTCACCAGCATGTCCGCAGAGCTGCGTGGCACGAGTTGAACTTGATCAACCAGGCGTAAACAGCCAAAATTATACAGGACGGGTTCCGCGATTATTAGTCATCAGCCCTATACCAAGATAGATAGAATATCACGGCGCCAGGTCATTGCTAGACCGTCTCATGCTCTCCTGTCTTTGGCCCCGCCGTGTCCGTCATTCGAGCCGAGCACCGCCAGGAATTAATAGGCAGAAAGCCGCTCAAGATCTCTCTTATCGCCTCTTGCGGTCCGTTTCGGGGGGATACACGACGATTCTGTCCAGATCCGCCCCCTTGTAATCGAACCCGTTCCACAGCCCGCCCACGGTGATGGTgttcttcttccccttctccAGCGTCAGCAGCAGAGGCGTCGAGAGGATGATGCCCTTGTGCGTGTCCCGCTGGTACAGCGTCTCGACCTTCTCCGTGTTACCGTTTACGACGACGCTCGCGATCCGGCGCAGCTGCCACGTGCCGCCGATCCGGTCCGGCGTCCCGCCCGGTTGGTCCCCGAAGCCCATGTCGTCCGTGTTCTGGTAGTAGAACGACACCCACTGCGGCTTCCCGGAGCCCTCGATCCCTTCAAAAGTAACGGTGCTGTCGTTGCCGCGAATGCCCGTGACGATGACACCCTTGCTGGCGAAGTTGGCCTCCTGCTTGAACGCGTTGCCGGCCGTCTTGGCGTCGGCCGCGTAGTATGTCTTGCCTCGGACGGGGGACCACTCGCCCGTCTTGACGTCCAAGTCGTACACGTCGTTCCACACGAGCCTGAGTGTCTTCTTGCGGTCGTCAATCTCCATCGGAAGCCAGATGTACCGGCTCTCCCAGAGCGAGTTGGAGTCCCACTGGTCGCCCAGGTACAAGTACGTCGTCCTCTTCTTGCCCCTGATGGTCAAGGTGAAGCCCGACTGGGAGTTGAAGGTCCGCGTGTTGGGCGGCGCCACCATGAAGGGCTGCGACCACGGACCGGCCAGCGAGTCGGCCCGGAAGGCGACCACGTTGTTGGGCCGGTAGCCCGTCTTGTGGCTCATGATGGCGTAGTAACTCTTGTCCGTCTGGACGATGGTCGGGGCTTCGAGATCGTACTTGTCGAAGCGGTGGATGACCTTGTCGAGCGCCGACACATCCTCGTTGTAGGCCGTAAGATACACGTCTCGGCCTTCCCGGCTGTCGCCGTTCGAGTAGAGCGCGTAGGACCTCCCGTCCTTGTAGTCGGTAAAGATGCCGAAATCCTGGGACCAGTTGCCCAGGGGCGCGGTGGCGCTCACGAAGGTGTAAGGCCCCGAAATGTTTGGCGACCGAGCAAATCCCTGGAGCAGCAGTCCATACGTGGAGTTATCTGCGTGCCACCACATCTGTTCTTTAACATTAGCATCCGTGCCACATGCCTTATTAATTAAACCCTGTGATTCGCTTAACATGGTAGCCTACGTACGTGATATTCGTTGGACACCTTGCTGTAGACCACCTTTGGTCGCTGGATGATGTGGGAGGGCGAGATGTACGGGTGGCCCTCGATGGGAGCTGTGAGAGGTCGTGAGCTAGTGTGATTGCGGCCAGATttcggaagaagaagaaacagATCACGAACCTAAGGCAAGGCCGTGGCTTTCCCACGTCGCCAGGTCATCCGAGCTGTAGACGGAAACACCGCCGCCTTCAGTCTGGCCTTCGACCTTGTACTCTCCAAAGAGCCAGAATTTGCCGGTATCCTTGTCGACCGTTACGCAGCCCGCATGGGCGTTGACGAGGTTGCCGTCCGTGTCGCGCCATCTCCCCCCCGGGACGATGTACTTGGCTGCCGAGAGGCCGGCCAGGAGTGCCGAGATACATACGCTTAACCGGGCCATTGTGCGAGATTTGACGAGGAACACAACGTCTCGCTGCCCCCGGAACGTTGGAACGGAGGATCTGCACTCACTTATAACTTCTCGACTACTTTGCCAAGCTCGTCGGTGGACCTGGAATATGTTCGGGGGCCTTTACCCCGAATCCTCTCCCCGCATTCGCTTCCATGCCTGGCCCATTTCCCCAGAATTCCTCCGGTGCGCTGCGACGGTAAATCATCGCGCCCCAGCAGGGGGGAGCTGGACGCTGCGAAGGAGGCCATAATTAGCACGCTTCGCCAGAATAGGGAATCAGCCTGGGGTGCTGCCCGGCAACGAACACTTGGCGCTCCAGAAGCCCATTGAGTACTTAGGGTTTTCGGGGGATCATTGTTTCTGCGCTACTCGCTTTCGAGCGTGAAACACCGCATCTTGGCTATAATCGTGCTTTGGTAACCATAGTTGTTCCTGAGTTTGATGTGGCCTGATCTTCACGTTGCGTTTGTCGAAGGGTTTCCGCTTCCGTCAACGTGCCCGTCCTCCAGGCGGCTAGCCACGCGCCCACCGCTTCGACAAGACCGTGCACCTCGGACATAGTGTTTGCTGCATGGAGACACACTCGTACTCTTTCGCGCCCTTTCGGCACAGTCGGTGCCACGATCGGTCGGACCATGAAGCCCCTCGCCTGACAATAGCCTGCCAAACTTCGGGCGTGGGGGGTGAAGATGGGGATGATGGGTGACCTTGGGTTCTCCCTGCCGACACGAAGCAGTTCTGCGGGCGCATTCTCACGGGTGCATAGTGCCTCGAAGAGTTTGTGCGCCTCCTGGATGAGGAGCCGGAGGTTGTCGAGTAGTGGCTCCGCTTGGCCAGTTGCAAGAAAGTCGTACGCCGTCTCGATGCTCGCGAGCGTGGGGAACGCCATGGCGGTCGTGTAGATGAGAGTTCGAGCGTAATTGATGAGGTATTCGCGAGTTGTTGACGAGCAAAGGACAATGCCTTTTGGGTCTTGTCAGCACTGCG
This genomic window from Thermothelomyces thermophilus ATCC 42464 chromosome 1, complete sequence contains:
- a CDS encoding glycoside hydrolase family 43 protein (CAZy_ID 267978) — encoded protein: MARLSVCISALLAGLSAAKYIVPGGRWRDTDGNLVNAHAGCVTVDKDTGKFWLFGEYKVEGQTEGGGVSVYSSDDLATWESHGLALAPIEGHPYISPSHIIQRPKVVYSKVSNEYHMWWHADNSTYGLLLQGFARSPNISGPYTFVSATAPLGNWSQDFGIFTDYKDGRSYALYSNGDSREGRDVYLTAYNEDVSALDKVIHRFDKYDLEAPTIVQTDKSYYAIMSHKTGYRPNNVVAFRADSLAGPWSQPFMVAPPNTRTFNSQSGFTLTIRGKKRTTYLYLGDQWDSNSLWESRYIWLPMEIDDRKKTLRLVWNDVYDLDVKTGEWSPVRGKTYYAADAKTAGNAFKQEANFASKGVIVTGIRGNDSTVTFEGIEGSGKPQWVSFYYQNTDDMGFGDQPGGTPDRIGGTWQLRRIASVVVNGNTEKVETLYQRDTHKGIILSTPLLLTLEKGKKNTITVGGLWNGFDYKGADLDRIVVYPPETDRKRR